From Triticum urartu cultivar G1812 chromosome 2, Tu2.1, whole genome shotgun sequence, a single genomic window includes:
- the LOC125538389 gene encoding uncharacterized protein LOC125538389 yields the protein MLRVLSKSLSTVARAGPATSDSLLSGHRAAAGEILPGPVPTHGLLTPRRGMATGRIEQMIAYGDVDLRDKGMMIAEDYYKLNKKKVIYHTPNKLVTGQKGALFPTVHDDTAFTFHSATGLVVQNHLNHVSVSKALLDENNWLISKKTGEYAFAKLDDWNIALLTPERELGDFRALHSRFVKILHQTNGRDYEDMLLPDFKDFLGKLIADDLKVQHIICHSFFLPCLSKFLLRILLDVKLKRPLLTADCPKRHDIKKMFVEMPYVDVEGNVLREIVEKNVFLRSWQKRLDEDKARWSLEEPEKTKRALGFDEEKAGWSFMEPENMALSIDQEEARWGLIEQQRTGRPLDPLDPRVLIASKLTGRKMAYSPGS from the exons ATGCTGCGTGTCCTCTCGAAGTCCCTCTCCACGGTCGCCCGCGCTGGGCCGGCGACCTCTGACTCCCTCCTCAGCGGCCATCGTGCTGCTGCCGGCGAGATTCTCCCAGGGCCGGTTCCCACCCACGGCCTGCTCACTCCTCGCCGCGGGATGGCCACGGGGCGGATCGAACAAATGAT AGCATACGGAGATGTCGACCTCCGCGACAAGGGGATGATGATTGCCGAAGACTACTACAAACTGAACAAGAAGAAGGTGATCTACCACACCCCCAACAAGCTTGTCACAGGACAGAAGGGTGCTTTGTTCCCTACAGTGCATGATGATACTGCCTTCACCTTCCACTCGGCCACTGGGCTTGTGGTTCAGAACCACCTCAACCATGTATCTGTCTCCAAGGCGTTGCTTGATGAAAACAACTGGCTGATATCTAAGAAGACTGGCGAGTATGCGTTTGCAAAGCTGGACGACTGGAACATTGCCCTACTGACCCCAGAACGAGAGCTAGGCGACTTCAGAGCATTGCACTCAAGGTTTGTGAAGATCCTGCATCAGACAAATGGCAGGGATTATGAGGACATGTTGCTGCCCGACTTCAAGGACTTTCTTGGGAAGCTGATCGCTGATGACCTCAAGGTCCAGCACATTATTTGCCATTCCTTCTTCTTACCGTGCCTCTCCAAGTTCCTTCTAAGGATACTTCTTGACGTGAAACTGAAGCGGCCACTGCTAACCGCTGACTGCCCGAAGCGCCACGACATCAAGAAGATGTTTGTCGAGATGCCCTATGTCGATGTGGAAGGCAATGTGCTCCGGGAGATTGTGGAGAAGAACGTCTTCCTCCGTTCCTGGCAGAAACGTTTGGATGAAGACAAGGCCAGATGGAGCCTGGAGGAGCCAGAGAAGACCAAGAGAGCACTGGGCTTTGATGAAGAAAAGGCCGGATGGAGCTTTATGGAGCCAGAGAATATGGCACTGAGCATTGATCAAGAAGAGGCAAGATGGGGCTTGATCGAGCAACAGAGGACTGGGAGACCACTAGATCCACTTGACCCTAGAGTTCTGATTGCGAGCAAGCTCACTGGTAGAAAAatggcctatagtcccggttcgtaa